The Tubulanus polymorphus chromosome 4, tnTubPoly1.2, whole genome shotgun sequence genomic interval tttcatataagaTTGAAATTCAACATTCCACACGTAAAGCTTTCAGCTAATGGGCAAAATTGGAACGAAGAATTAGAGTACGGTGGCTTATAGATGTAATGGCAACGAATCATTCTATCGCGTTACAACTGTACAGTCTGATAGTCGTGGATGTAAAGTTTGTTCCTAGGAAGCGATACCCGACAGCATTCATAGCGACTATAGGCGTCAATATGTGTCTAGTCGTTatgtttggttttgtcggTAATACATTAATTGTGATGTTGATGTTAACTGCTAAATTCCGAAAACAATTCTACGGTAACATGTTTCTGATTCTTGCTGTTTCTGATATTGGTATgatatatatctattcatTAATGTATCTCAATGCAGTTTCTTACCACATTGATAGAACTATTTTAGTTGATATTCATCGCAATGATTCTGTTTGTAAATTAGTATTAGTGATTTGCCTTATTCTTGTGGCATCGGGTCGCAACTTGCTATGTTTAATATCTATAGAACGAGCGTTCATCATACGGTTCCCGTTCCGTGGACCTCGATTCTGGAACTCAAAGACAGCCAAACTAGCTTCtgcgatatatatatatgtatagcaGTTAGTATAACTACATCTGAGGCGAGCGATGTATTGTATACTCATGGAACTGGTTGCGTTCATACAACTGATCAAACCCTCAATCAAGCACTTCAaattatatgtattttatttataCCATGTACAGCGATGATAATCTCCACGACGCTTATAGTTGTGACTTTAATGTTTAATCTTTTCAAGAAAACCCAGTCGTCTTTATCAGTATCGATAATGGTGGTTTCGACATGCGTACTGTTCCTACTACTAAGTCTCCGAAACAATATCATTTGGATCAGGTCTTGGATCGATCCGAACGTTACAAAATCACAGATGGCATTTCAAATAGCCGATGCGATTTATCGTTGGAATTATGCAGcgaatttctacatatatgtACTGACAGGTAGAGAAATACGTGAAACCTTACGGCGGCATTTACCTTGTAAACTACACTGATAAAACAACCCTTATATCGATTCCATCATCGAAAACTGTGACCATCATAACAAgacaaataataaaaaaactcgTTTTTAGTGACACAATTTTTATTGCGAAAAATTCACATCataaatctatgaaataaCATTATTATGTTGATCAACGCAGATATCGATGTCACTCTTTAATTTTTCATGCTGGAATTAGAGAAGATTCtgttatcaaagttttattcatttctcatTCATGCTGTAAAACGTGTTAAATACTTACAACACACGTTAACAACTCATCAATAACAGTTTTAACCTGGAAAAAATGCCACTATATACAATTATTTTACTGTTTGCCTTCAATTATCTAACATTTTCTACACAAGAGATCAAATAGCTGTTTGATTACATAAGTTGTAAGTACGAAGAAGGAAAACTTAGTTATGTCCATTATTGAATCGATGAGTATTGTTGGATTGGGAATGTTTTTACCTTGCTGTTGTTGCTGATGTTGTGGACGTTGTCCCTGTTGTTGTGGCATTTGTTGTGgatgctgctgttgctgctgctgctgttgctgtggCGGCGGTGCTTGTTCTGTAATAACAAGGATATGTGCAGTACACTTAATTTCAGCCGTTGAACGAAGGGAAATGATTTAGAAGGTTTTATATCATGAATTactgattaaattcaatgtgaataaataaaactaacgGGCTCCGAGTGGTGGTAAACCTTTAGCCGCTCGAGCCTTGTTTTCCGCTTCCTGTTGAGCCTGTTCTCTCTTGTATCTTTCGTAAACTTTACAGAAAGGTCCTTTAGTAATCTTGACGGTATTTCCTGATAAATTCGACATTCCACCTTTCAACAAATCGGATGTATCGACGTACTCGCTGACATTGGGAATATCGTCAGGTATTCCACTAGTAGCCGTCATGCCACCCATACCTCCAGCTGAACCCAGTAGATTATCGAGCATGTTACCTCCTCCACCACCACCAAATAGAACATTCATAATACCACCATTACCACCTCCTcctccaccaccaccacctcctCCGCCCATTATTCCACCCATCATTCCACCCACTCCACCTCCTCCCATAAATCCACCAAACATTCTACCAGACACGGTTTCCGTGGGAATAGAAAATGATCGGCCCTGAATTTGTTGAGTTTGTGGACGATTCTGCTGCtgcggtggtggtggtggtggtgctgcAGGATCGTCATGTTGTTTTCCCTGCGCCTGAGCTTGTTTCAACATCTGCACTGGACTAGAACTTGACTCACAAGAACGTCTTAACCAATCCATGTTGTCAATTTCCTTTTTAGGCGGCCCGCCTCCCCCTTGAGGAGGTGGTCCTCCTTGAGGTGGTGGTCCTCCTTGAGGTGGTGGTCCCCCTTGAGGTGGTGGTCCCCCTTGAGGTGGTGGTCCCCCTTGAGGTGGAGGtcgttgctgttgctgttgtgGTAGTCCTCCTTGAGGTTGAAGTCTTCCTTGAGGTGGTGGAGGTGGTGCACCATTGAATTGTTGCTGGGGAGGCTTGTTAAATTGCTGTTGAGGAGCATTGTTGATTTTCTGTTGAGGAGcattattgaattgttgctgaGGAGCATTGTTGAATTGTTGCTGAGGAGCATTGTTAAACTGCTGTTGAGGAGCATTGTTGAATTGCTGTTGAGGAGCATTGTTGAATTGCTGTTGAGGAGCattattgaattgttgttgAGGCAATTGTTGCCTGTTTACTTGGTGTTGTTGTTGTGGTTGCACAAACGGCTGTTGCGGCTGCTGTTGGTTACGCCCCCATGTTTGTTGGGGTTGGGGAGCACCCCATTGTTTCGGTTGTTGTTGCTGGGGCTGGTGAGCACCCCATTGTTGTTGTTTAGGAGCGCCCCATTGTTGCGGCTGTTGTTGTTGAGGAGCAGCCCATTGTTGCGGTTGGTTCACCTGGTACTGGTTATATTGCGGGTAGATCTGTCGGTTAGGATTGTACTGCTGTTGCTGGATTGGATATTGATTCCGTCCATAAACGTTGTTTTGTTGTAGTGGAGCGTATTGGTTCTGTGGTGCTCTCTGATACTGGTTGTACTGTACACGCGGGGGGTAATTCCGTGTATACCCTACAACATAAAATATGAACATGAAATTTTCGTACAGATCTCTACAATGCTATTGAATGCCAATACCGAAATCCATGAgttgataaataatgtattagttTTACCCTGAGCAGGTGCGCCAAACGGTTCGCTTCTGGctaaaaaatataaagaaaactCTTTTCGCGTTCAGGAGAAATCTCTATTTCAAGATTCGAAACATTTCTATACCTCTAAAAACCGCTTGAGCCGAAGTGACGAGTAGTAGGACTATTAGGATCATACTGCGCTGTTGTTTTCTGAAGAGAAGAAATGCTCATTTGCAAATGAACAATGCCAAACAAGAAGTTGGATGATATAAGAGTTGTAAATGTTGGAATCTGTGACATTCATTACGCTATAAAATGCCAAGGTACACTTAGAATACCATCAACTACACTCAACATCATACCGGTCAAATCCAACTCGGGGTGTATGAACCAATTTCAATGTCTGTGATCTTAATCAACAGTGGATACAAtggagttcattttcaatagttgttttatcCAAAAATTTCCACCAGGAAATGTAGAACTTGCTCGAAACAATGATTAATTCATTTCGATATTGGACCGTGTTAATTATTAGCTAAATAAAACTATAAAACTTATCTGATAATCTCAATATACTCTACCTTATCTATTGAGAACCTGCATTGCTAATGTAGCGACGGGACGAAGACGACAACACGTTTTCATAGATTCAACCACGTCAAATTATTTCTGAGTTTCTTCACATTAATGAAACCCGTGTTACAGTGAAGCATCATGTTGTCGGTCTGTAGTTTCGACTGTAGAGTTGATATTTCTCATTCCCAATTTGAAGTTGTTTATTAACCCGAAAGACAGTTAGATCCCAGTCGTTGAATACCATTATATCTTCTTCTGAGCGCTTTCTACAattgctcaaataaattaaaaatgatGTCAATAATTTTCAAGGACTCAAAAGCCCATTCCACTGGAACCAGTTGTTACGAATCGATTGTCAATTACCAGAACGACAATGACAGCAGCATTAACTGTGCAGCTTAGTCATAACCCTTAAACTTCATCGAACGGTAAGTGATATGTGAACCAGTATTCTACTGGTTTGTCCTATACGTTGATTTAGATAAATGACTAAGTTTGTTTCACAGGTGATGTTGACGCATGCGTGAGTGTAGTTTGTCGCAAAAGTCATCAGTCATTATGAACATTATCTATAGGTCTAACTTTTCGAGGAACATAAAGCGttattacattttttggtGTGTCGTCACTTGTCTTCAATGGGTAAAATTAAATAATCTAAACGAGCTTGTAAAACATGCCATCAATAATACTGCGCCGCAATTACTGTTAGTTAAACATCTGCTCGCTAGAATGGTTAAAACtacgaacaatcatctcaacaTTGCTCGTCGAGTAAAACTATCTCTAATCGATGGCGCTTATGCTGCTGTTCGACACCACTGGTATCGTCAAACTCCCAGAAACTAACAACAGTAACAACAAATCCCCTCAGATAAAAAATCAGGACTATCCCCACACAGTACGGTGACGAAAGCCGGATAAACCTGTGTACTCTTCTATACATTTATTCAGTTTTACTTCCGCATACATTTCTCGTTTTTAGATTTGACCTAGAATTTATCTGTGAGTGTCTTATGTCGCATACATATAGATATACAGTCAATCGACTGTTCAAATcaccatttgaaaatagtaACAATGACAGATTTACAATTTGTCTTAATCATTCTACGAAAACGACGACCGATCGCTGAATAAGTTCTGCTACTGATAAGGATTTAAGTTATGTCAAGTCTCAAAGATCAAGTGCTTTTAGAAGTACCGTAAGTATTTTCAATTCGATTTCTAATGATAGCTTTATACATAgagatatgatatatatagtCCGCACTGATAAAACATAACGGTTTAGCTGTCGATGATCTATTGTTAATACACATCTGCTTTGAAcggattagaaaatatgactaCACCGAAAAAAATAACGGATGAAATTGAGGCTCTCTCGTAAGTTCTGAATCAATCGCGAAGGCCTTTAATGGAGCAAAAGCTTGCTATCAAACAGATGTGTGTCATATGTCTCAATATTACGAGTCTTGATAAGATGACATCGTGTGGCAACATCGAGGACAACAGTCCGTGAGAatagtaaaatcccacaataaatgaagaaatgtttTATACTGAAAAATGTTGGTAGTAAcaacccgaaatatttctaatattttgataaacttttttcttcatttgttGCGGGATTTTACTGATATTGCGAGCTACAACTGATTCGATCTGTGTGAAAGTTGTATTTGTTGTTGAAAATTTCCAGATGGTATCATCCGAGTCTCTCAAGACACGTGGCTGAAAGTTTACTGCTACAAAATGGCAGGGATGGTACATACCTTCTACGACCTAGTTCTAACCCGGGCGAGTTTGCCGTTTCAATAAGGTAACTGTCTTTAAAACACGAAACTTAGAAACAAGACTGAAACCTTcatacatttttgaatgatgtTTATATGTATGTTTTAGGTGTACAGATTCAGTAAAACATTTCCCGTTATCATGGGATGGAACTTCCTACGCGTTTGGGATGGGTACATTCGACACTATAGCTGAACTAGTCGATCATTTTGCCAGTAAACCTCTTATTGGTGCTGAATCTGGTAAGTTAGCAGGCtatgaataaaaatgaatatgtaatAAATCCACTCCACATATCACGTGATGTGTCCAGAACCCCAGACAGTCAAACACCAGAGCTTAGACACTTTTAGATACACCATCACACTACAATGTATTCTGGCTATAGATTGATACCCGCATCCGATGATTACTTCTTCCTAgcgatatatatttatttcttatatcAGGAGTTTTAACGGCTTTGAAATTCCCGTATCCACGAGATGTACTCGAACCGAACATGTACGATACAGTAAAAATACACGCTCAATACGGAAACAAGTCTAACGATTGGGATCGAAGTGGTCTTAATTTTGCTGTGAGTACAAAAACTATTTCCAATATTGCCATCCGAAAAATCAGGAGACTGTAATAGAGATGATCTACAGCTCCTTTAACGGTTCTTTTGTATTTGAATATGTTATCACGATGAATGGAACCAGACATGATGAGAATATTCGtagagtagccgtgttaaccaggtttaaaataagtaacgagacgagtagtgctgtataggttaactatttatttgacgcacgaacTAACGCTactaatgaatagaagcttcatcaggtgaatgaggtCAGTGAATGAGGTgaactcattcacctgatgaagcttctattcattagaagcgaaagctcgtgcgtcaaataaatagttaatcTATACAgcactactcgtctcgttacttatGAATCTAACTGTAAATCACTATCTATGATCCAGATTTTAACAGTTACAATATTCAATTCACCTGAAGCTACTATACATTaatagcgaaagctcgtacttaataatgtaaataaactagttaaccTACTGAAGTATATTATCCGCCTCATTGTATTTATTCTGCACCGAGTTAACGCGGTTCCTCCACGAATCttcataattaatttcaaacctTCAAGATTATCAGATCTATTGTGTACTATAAACCACCTGAGCCTGATATCTGGAATATCCTTACGAAAATGTGTTCGGTCCAAACACTTGAATGACCTTCAGGTTcaaacaattattattatcgttaCAGGTGGCGTCTAAAGAAGGTTATCTCACTAAACAAGGTGGCATCGTAAAAGTAAGTTATTCTATCGCATATCTTCCTATCGAATATCGAATGTTGTATACATCTTAACGGACGGTATTGCTTATTGTAGAATTGGAAAACGCGATGGTTCGTGCTgcagaaaaatgaattgaaatattataggGAGAAAGCTGATAAAGAACCGGTTAAAGTGTTAGACCTTACTGAGTGTATGGCGTGTAATGTAGATCATACTCAGGAGAAAACAAACTGTTTCAGGTttgtattcattcattattcacTTTGTGGCATTTAATTTGTGGACACACAACcgtaaaaaaattgaaaacatttttttgtatTCCAGTTTAACATTTCCGAAAAGAACGTATTATATTTATGCAGCGACTCCTCAAGAAATGCACGATTGGACGACAATACTGTCGTGGAAACTGGTAGCTATCTCCTGAATACTACCCAAACATTTACTGTATTTCCTCTTATGATGAGAACGCGCGCCCAAAATCTTTCAAGTCTTGAAATATGGATTGTTCTCTCATtctgattggtagattttgacTTGATTTGTTGTCCGGCataaacccaccacacctacTGTGCTGGATACAGATATAGCCGAATGATCGTTCGAATTTAGGcgatttgttttttaaatcggaaatTTCGAACaatgaattctttattttatttatttcatgtgtatTATTCCAGAATCAAAACAACTGTTAGACAATAAATATTCAGAACCAAACCATATATATTTCTCTTGTCTTTTCCTCATCGAGTCTTTATCATTCCTCAAACGAcactttttttttatttcagcaacaagaCAAACCAGAAAGTGACTTGTGAACCTACAGATTACATACAGCATCGTTCGGATGATAAACACTTTATTGTCTTctgtttgaattatttcatcgcATTACTTATCGATTTTACACCAATCTATGAGTACgggttgtatatatttcaagtcCTGCTTCATACatttttacattgaaatattcagcGTTTGTTGTAAGTTGTATGCGATGTTGGCtgttttatttaaatgatcaacGACTCGGAGAGGAGAATGTAAGATAAACAGATGTTACAGCGCGCCATTGTCACCAAACACGACAATTTAAGATAGAAACATTACTCATCAGGAATACAACATAATGTAATCAAAGGTTTACTCTAAGACGGCTCGTTCAGGAGACATTAGCTACAAAAAGCCTCattattgatgaaaaatatctatttcattaagtCAAAGATAATTTTATGAAGCAAAGTTAACTGAAAGCAAatgatatgttttttatttttcaatcaaatgtAAGATACTCGTAGTACAGGAGCTTCATTCGATAATGCCTCGTGTAAACACAAGTCGAACTGGTAATTTATTTCTCAGTCTCTCTTCCTGTGAGATTGTCATATAATTCACACTGGGGTGTAAGAGGTACTTGCAAGATCTCCAGGTTTGCACCCATGCGGGATACCCACGGACCAGGAAATGGGTTAAAACCTAAACTTTAACGATAAAATCGATCTCGGATATATCCATAATGTTTTTGTTGcgtgttattttcatttgaaaaaaagctgCGTAGTTTGAATAACAATGTTATGAATAAAGGTTTgataattgataatcgatCAAAAGCTTTCTAATCATCTTGTCTTGCGCATGTGGTACGATAATGAAAGCGTCTATCTCCTCGACTGGATGGCAAATCATTGATCTGCTAGTCTAACAGCTGGCTTCTAATATAGGCCTTGCTTATTGGTGATCGTGTAAACAGGAATGCCTTTCTAACACTGATATGGTACTTGCGCACGGTTCACCTGTCCCACTACTAAAACCATCAcagtgaatatgatataacCGGATGACTGACGAGGTCAGAAAGAAGAGGTTAGTGATTGTATTTCTAGTCAAAATCGTTCTCAAATACTTTCACTCTTCTTTGCTTCTTGAAGACGGTCATTGTCTTCTATAACACGTGATTTAATTATGCGTTAAAACCTGGTGGCATTTGGCGCATGGAGAAGTATGCAAAACATCCAGAAGCTCCTATACAAACATACTCCTGGATAGAGTGGAAGTTGTGGAATGTCCAGTTAGATTGGAATAAATGTGTAAAATATCTTCTTCCTACAGATAGTGTAGTGCGTCTCACTATGGGTGTCCAGTACGGTGCCTTGAATGACCAGCCTGAAGAAAATACTGATGGGTAAGTGATACGTTTAATAGCATCGTGAAAGCCTCAAACTCTATTTCGAGAGCGCGATACCATTGGGTTTGTCGCTGGGAATAATAGTACTGACTGGGAATGATAAAGAGTTGGTCGGCTAGGGAGTGGAGTGGCCAAGCAGTGGGCCTTAGCCAAACCAGTAGGGAATGGGTCAGGCTAAGGAGTGGGCCAGGCCAGCAGGGAGTAGACCAGGCCAGCAGGGAATAGGGTCAGGCTGTTGGGGATATTTGACTCGAAGTACAATACGTTTGTCAATAAATGCTGTTGTATTgatttagaaataagaaagTAAATAAATGCCATCTGCAGAGAAACCCCAAATCATCGTTAATCAGTGTGTTTGGTAAATCTGTCGATAGTTTAATCCTAATTATCATCAGGATTATCTCAATCCATGACTGATTTGAAATCATAATTGTTCTCTAGGATTTCACCTGATGAAATCGAGAATACAGATGAACAACAGGAGGAAGTTAAGAAACCAACTTTATCCTGCATTAGAATCATTACACTTAATGTATCCTGGTTCGGTATAAATCTAATCTATTTACTGTTATCAGTAGAAGGTATGTATGCTTCTATAAATGTCCCATCAATGCATTTCCGTGTCAATATCTTTTCTGGaatgaatttatgaatattttgcctcatttttcaattcgtgtagatatcatttttcagtCATTCCAGCACAGATTCTATCATTGGTCGGACCTGCAACGAAGGGGCGATGGTTCGGGGGTATTGTGGCATCTGGAGCAGGTATTCTATCAGTTATAATCGGCTCTCGTTTTGAATATTGTCTGTCGAATGCTCCTTTATCTTAAATATCTATTCTACAGTTATAATGTTTATTAGTGGTCCTCTAATTGGTATGATTAGTGACAGATTAACATCGAAGTTTGGTCGCAGGCGTCCAATAATGTTCTTCGCTACTATATCTATTTGGTATGTATGTAAATCATCTATGGTTTCTACTCATTATTTACAATGAGTTCATGTTCATGCTATTTGTTTCTAGTTTTGGAATGGCTGGT includes:
- the LOC141903864 gene encoding dual adapter for phosphotyrosine and 3-phosphotyrosine and 3-phosphoinositide-like isoform X1, giving the protein MTTPKKITDEIEALSWYHPSLSRHVAESLLLQNGRDGTYLLRPSSNPGEFAVSIRCTDSVKHFPLSWDGTSYAFGMGTFDTIAELVDHFASKPLIGAESGVLTALKFPYPRDVLEPNMYDTVKIHAQYGNKSNDWDRSGLNFAVASKEGYLTKQGGIVKNWKTRWFVLQKNELKYYREKADKEPVKVLDLTECMACNVDHTQEKTNCFSLTFPKRTYYIYAATPQEMHDWTTILSWKLQQDKPESDL
- the LOC141903864 gene encoding dual adapter for phosphotyrosine and 3-phosphotyrosine and 3-phosphoinositide-like isoform X2, producing MSSLKDQVLLEVPWYHPSLSRHVAESLLLQNGRDGTYLLRPSSNPGEFAVSIRCTDSVKHFPLSWDGTSYAFGMGTFDTIAELVDHFASKPLIGAESGVLTALKFPYPRDVLEPNMYDTVKIHAQYGNKSNDWDRSGLNFAVASKEGYLTKQGGIVKNWKTRWFVLQKNELKYYREKADKEPVKVLDLTECMACNVDHTQEKTNCFSLTFPKRTYYIYAATPQEMHDWTTILSWKLQQDKPESDL